A genome region from Armatimonadota bacterium includes the following:
- the lepA gene encoding translation elongation factor 4: MSHNSPQAGIRNFCIIAHVDHGKSTLADRLLETTNTISQRAMQAQMLDTMDLERERGITIKMTAVRLRYTALDGLEYQFNLIDTPGHVDFTYEVSRSLAACEGALLVVDAAQGVEAQTLANVNLAYQHHLALIPVINKIDLPAADPERVREEIENVLTLDASDAILASAKQGVGIPEILEAIVHRIPPPSGNPVAPLRALIFDSKFDAYLGVVCYVRVVDGALETGQRIRFAASGAEFEVDEVGTFAPERVIGRRINTGEVGFVAAGVKTIGDAQVGDTITEAGNRDVQPLPGYRTAKPMVFCGLYPVDGADYPDLKEALQRLQLNDAALSFEPETSAALGFGYRCGFLGLLHMEIVQERLEREFELALIATSPSVIYRIYRTDQKVLEIDNPAHFPNPTGITRLEEPFVAATILMPKEYVGTIMDLCRDRRGVFKKMEYPATDRVMLSYELPMAEILMDFFDQLKSRTRGYASFDYEPAEYLESNLVKIDILLNGEPVDALSFITHRDKAYGRGRQFAEKLREVVPRQQFEVRIQAAIGGKVIAAETVKPFRKNVIAKCYGGDITRKRKLMEKQKEGKKRMKQVGSIEIPQEAFLSVLKIGG; this comes from the coding sequence ATGAGTCACAATTCTCCGCAGGCCGGTATCCGGAACTTTTGCATTATCGCGCACGTGGATCATGGCAAGTCCACTCTTGCCGACCGGCTTCTGGAGACGACCAACACCATTAGCCAGCGCGCTATGCAGGCGCAGATGCTGGATACGATGGATTTGGAGCGCGAGCGCGGCATCACCATCAAGATGACTGCGGTACGGCTGCGTTATACCGCGCTTGACGGCCTGGAATACCAGTTCAACCTCATCGACACGCCGGGTCACGTAGATTTTACGTATGAGGTTTCACGCTCTTTGGCAGCCTGCGAGGGTGCCCTGCTGGTTGTGGATGCCGCGCAGGGAGTTGAGGCGCAAACCCTCGCGAACGTGAATCTTGCGTATCAGCATCATCTAGCCCTTATTCCGGTCATCAACAAGATAGACCTGCCTGCCGCAGACCCGGAGCGCGTTCGGGAAGAGATCGAGAACGTGCTGACGCTCGACGCGTCCGATGCCATACTCGCCAGCGCCAAACAGGGTGTGGGAATCCCCGAGATCCTAGAAGCGATTGTGCACCGCATTCCGCCTCCATCCGGGAATCCGGTTGCGCCCCTTCGCGCCCTGATCTTCGACAGCAAGTTCGATGCCTATCTGGGTGTCGTGTGCTACGTCCGTGTGGTCGATGGCGCCCTGGAGACGGGACAGCGTATTCGCTTCGCCGCATCCGGCGCCGAGTTTGAGGTTGACGAGGTGGGAACGTTTGCTCCGGAGCGAGTGATCGGCCGGCGCATCAATACCGGCGAGGTTGGCTTTGTGGCTGCCGGAGTCAAGACGATCGGCGATGCCCAGGTGGGTGACACGATCACGGAGGCCGGAAATCGCGACGTGCAGCCGCTGCCCGGCTACCGCACGGCAAAGCCCATGGTGTTTTGCGGCCTCTACCCCGTGGATGGCGCCGATTACCCAGACCTGAAGGAGGCGCTGCAGAGACTGCAGTTGAATGACGCTGCGCTCTCATTCGAGCCGGAAACTTCCGCCGCACTGGGTTTCGGCTATCGCTGCGGCTTCCTGGGACTTCTGCACATGGAGATTGTGCAGGAGCGGCTGGAGCGCGAGTTTGAGTTAGCGCTCATAGCAACATCGCCATCCGTGATCTACCGAATCTATCGCACCGATCAGAAGGTGCTGGAGATCGACAATCCGGCGCACTTTCCGAATCCCACCGGGATCACGCGGCTCGAGGAGCCGTTCGTGGCGGCGACGATACTGATGCCCAAGGAGTATGTGGGCACGATTATGGATCTTTGCCGCGATCGCCGCGGCGTATTCAAAAAGATGGAGTATCCCGCCACGGACCGCGTGATGTTGAGCTACGAACTCCCGATGGCCGAGATACTGATGGACTTCTTTGATCAACTGAAGTCGAGAACTCGCGGCTACGCCTCGTTTGATTATGAGCCGGCGGAGTATCTGGAATCGAACCTGGTGAAGATCGACATCCTGCTTAACGGGGAGCCCGTGGATGCGCTTTCGTTTATCACCCATCGTGACAAGGCGTACGGGCGCGGGCGGCAGTTTGCTGAGAAGTTGCGCGAGGTGGTGCCGCGCCAGCAGTTCGAGGTGCGGATACAGGCCGCAATCGGCGGCAAGGTGATAGCCGCCGAAACGGTCAAGCCCTTCCGCAAAAACGTGATTGCAAAGTGTTACGGCGGTGACATTACGCGTAAGCGCAAGCTGATGGAGAAGCAGAAAGAGGGCAAGAAGCGGATGAAGCAGGTAGGCAGCATCGAGATTCCGCAGGAGGCCTTCCTGAGTGTGCTGAAGATCGGCGGCTGA
- a CDS encoding matrixin family metalloprotease, with amino-acid sequence MSAGVPAQVLVGATINFTLLNPVGAPINLSTNSALTNSCGQAIVTASGSAQGVATLQASWTGPDGTVYTQAGDAYCLTATTKDNSGPDGELYPPLTDLCDVWWASESKFTADIETALENWYLSTWGDFYYVNDYDPWNILYFDQCDDKLNAYANTTVSGVDQRSVEVNTLWLDPCATGGGDGCLAFFPPASARHHLVELFAHETGHALGLAHTTYPTDRAALMWPDISNWFLCGTDGPEPDETMGMQALYGQPCP; translated from the coding sequence GTGAGCGCCGGCGTACCAGCGCAGGTGCTCGTCGGCGCCACGATCAACTTCACGCTCCTGAACCCTGTCGGAGCTCCGATCAATCTCAGCACGAACAGCGCCTTGACCAATAGCTGCGGCCAGGCAATCGTAACAGCCAGCGGATCCGCCCAAGGCGTAGCGACGCTACAGGCATCCTGGACTGGCCCGGACGGTACGGTGTACACGCAAGCCGGCGACGCGTATTGCCTCACCGCAACAACTAAGGACAACAGCGGGCCCGACGGGGAACTGTACCCACCGCTGACGGACCTTTGCGACGTCTGGTGGGCCTCAGAATCCAAATTCACCGCCGACATTGAGACCGCGCTGGAAAACTGGTATCTCAGCACGTGGGGGGACTTCTACTATGTGAATGACTACGACCCGTGGAACATTCTGTACTTCGACCAATGCGACGACAAGCTGAACGCCTACGCCAACACTACAGTGTCGGGGGTCGACCAGCGGAGTGTGGAGGTCAACACGCTATGGCTCGATCCGTGCGCAACCGGGGGCGGTGACGGCTGCCTGGCTTTTTTTCCGCCGGCCAGCGCCCGTCACCATCTGGTAGAGCTGTTCGCCCACGAGACCGGGCACGCGCTGGGCCTCGCGCACACCACCTATCCGACCGATCGGGCGGCGCTCATGTGGCCCGACATCTCCAACTGGTTTCTCTGTGGTACGGATGGGCCCGAGCCGGACGAAACGATGGGCATGCAGGCGCTGTACGGGCAACCGTGCCCGTAA
- a CDS encoding aminopeptidase P N-terminal domain-containing protein, with translation MATLTAQKNTEEPGRIRPAEYAARRDAVRTAVAPWPAVFRGVAADETLDGALPGMLQNSVMEYLTGVDTPDTWLLILPAGADTRKLSRQLPAAVREVIFLPGASAAAEQWTGPQLSPGKSASAATGIEHSLDSSSIWAVLQALAAQYETLATVTPFGPHANLTREFAMMRRTTEIAPVVRWRDATTTLTELRKLKSSAEVALIERAVAITGEAHRAVVQELAAKSVSNEAELDGLIYSTYRRHNAWPAFPSIVGSGRNGTVLHYHRNDAPLQDGDLLVLDIGARFHGYCGDVTRTWPISGRFTPRQRELYSLVAEAHRRVVGSAVAGIDSPLDLEDRCKEFYRESGLRAENASGEKQTLDRFLPHGICHHLGVQVHDPGARTDALYPGAVVTIEPGLYLPRERIGIRLEDDYLVTQSGLQRLGPPLPIAPDEVERMFA, from the coding sequence ATGGCGACTTTGACCGCGCAGAAAAACACGGAAGAACCGGGACGCATCCGTCCGGCTGAATACGCTGCGCGGCGCGACGCGGTGCGCACCGCCGTGGCGCCATGGCCGGCTGTCTTCCGTGGTGTGGCGGCAGACGAGACGCTGGATGGAGCACTGCCGGGTATGCTCCAGAATAGCGTTATGGAGTACCTAACAGGCGTCGACACGCCCGACACGTGGCTCTTGATATTGCCGGCCGGCGCCGATACGCGCAAGCTGAGCAGGCAGTTGCCGGCAGCCGTCCGCGAGGTCATCTTTCTACCGGGCGCCAGCGCTGCAGCGGAGCAGTGGACCGGACCGCAACTCTCGCCGGGTAAATCCGCGTCCGCCGCTACAGGCATTGAACATTCGCTCGACTCGAGCTCCATCTGGGCCGTGCTTCAGGCCCTGGCCGCTCAATATGAGACGCTGGCCACGGTTACGCCCTTCGGTCCGCACGCCAACCTGACACGCGAATTCGCCATGATGCGCCGCACTACGGAAATCGCACCGGTGGTTCGCTGGCGCGACGCCACCACAACCTTGACGGAGCTGCGCAAGCTGAAGTCATCCGCGGAAGTTGCGCTGATCGAGCGAGCGGTGGCCATCACCGGTGAAGCGCACCGGGCCGTTGTGCAGGAGCTTGCAGCCAAAAGCGTATCCAATGAAGCCGAACTGGATGGCCTGATCTACTCCACCTACCGGCGCCACAACGCCTGGCCGGCCTTTCCGTCCATCGTCGGCAGTGGCCGAAACGGCACAGTGCTCCACTACCACAGGAACGATGCGCCGCTGCAGGACGGCGACCTGCTTGTTCTGGATATTGGCGCCCGCTTCCACGGGTACTGTGGCGACGTGACGCGAACATGGCCAATCTCGGGCCGTTTTACGCCGCGGCAGCGAGAGTTGTACAGCCTCGTCGCCGAGGCCCATCGGCGCGTCGTTGGGAGTGCGGTGGCCGGAATCGACAGCCCTCTCGACCTGGAGGATCGGTGTAAGGAGTTCTACCGCGAATCGGGCCTCCGGGCAGAGAATGCCTCGGGCGAAAAACAGACACTGGATAGGTTTCTGCCACATGGCATTTGCCATCACCTCGGCGTGCAGGTGCACGACCCGGGCGCTCGCACCGACGCCCTCTATCCAGGCGCCGTGGTAACCATCGAACCCGGGCTGTACCTGCCGCGGGAACGCATTGGAATCCGCCTTGAGGATGACTACCTGGTGACGCAGTCCGGCCTGCAGCGGCTTGGGCCGCCTCTGCCGATTGCACCCGACGAGGTGGAGCGGATGTTTGCCTGA
- a CDS encoding dihydrodipicolinate synthase family protein has protein sequence MPEVADRMHHPEFLTGVIAPMFTPVDRSGQLSLPGIHGMVDYLARTGAVNTIFARSGMGQMYSFTATEAVILAETTLAAANGRVNVIAGASGIRTDKIARGGPACVPERYLEQAVRLTQKMEHLGIQAAVHVMPEAYTPREGETTEDAYYRYFRSVHDATNIPLVIYQPGSIRAENRMTTALLSRLLELPRIAGMKVSTSSDDVFVPLADSTRGSSFSLIAGDETYYLKALQQGACGVIGEGCNMWPWILRGLAERFRAGDLEGARRAEADVAAALRVGAGHDHTVLWKQVMMTRGGAFEPFDRNGAAPADPDRVSRAAVDIQRLVAPWLSAD, from the coding sequence ATGCCCGAAGTAGCCGACCGCATGCACCACCCGGAGTTTCTCACCGGCGTTATCGCCCCGATGTTCACGCCTGTGGACCGCTCCGGCCAACTGAGCCTGCCCGGTATCCACGGCATGGTGGACTACCTGGCGCGTACTGGAGCAGTCAACACGATCTTTGCGCGGAGCGGCATGGGCCAGATGTACAGCTTCACCGCCACCGAGGCCGTGATACTGGCCGAAACAACCCTTGCAGCCGCCAACGGGCGAGTCAATGTAATCGCCGGGGCATCAGGCATACGGACCGATAAGATCGCGCGCGGCGGGCCGGCATGCGTTCCGGAGCGATACCTTGAGCAGGCTGTGCGCCTTACGCAGAAGATGGAGCATCTGGGCATACAAGCCGCTGTGCACGTGATGCCTGAGGCCTACACACCGCGGGAAGGCGAGACGACGGAAGATGCCTACTACCGCTACTTCCGTTCCGTCCATGATGCTACGAATATCCCTTTGGTGATCTACCAGCCTGGTTCTATCCGGGCCGAAAATCGGATGACCACCGCTCTGTTGTCGCGGCTGCTGGAGCTTCCACGGATCGCCGGCATGAAGGTTTCGACCTCCAGCGATGACGTTTTCGTCCCGCTCGCCGATTCCACTCGCGGCAGCTCGTTTTCTCTCATCGCGGGAGATGAGACCTACTATCTGAAAGCGCTGCAGCAGGGCGCCTGTGGTGTAATCGGTGAAGGCTGCAATATGTGGCCATGGATACTGCGCGGCCTGGCGGAACGCTTCCGAGCGGGTGATCTGGAGGGAGCGCGCCGCGCCGAGGCAGATGTTGCCGCCGCGCTCCGCGTGGGCGCCGGCCACGACCATACGGTTTTGTGGAAACAGGTGATGATGACGCGTGGAGGCGCCTTTGAACCGTTTGATCGGAATGGTGCGGCGCCTGCCGATCCGGATAGAGTGAGCCGAGCCGCGGTCGATATCCAGCGGCTGGTTGCGCCCTGGCTTTCGGCTGACTGA
- the asnS gene encoding asparagine--tRNA ligase — MIRKSETISGILSAQPGAIVTAHGWVRTRRDSKDVSFAQLSDGSTARHLQVVFERGFEQQEELRSLTTGAAVVVTGELVNSPSGGQRVELRASSLSVVGPADPTTYPLQKKGHTMEFLREIAHLRTRSNTFGSVFRVRNALAAGIHRFFQDRGFLYVQTPIISTSDCEGAGAMFGVTTLDLLNVPREAGAGSVDYGRDFFGKPAWLTVSGQLEAEIFALAFTNVYTFGPTFRAENSNTPRHLAEFWMIEPEMAFCDLDGDAELAEECLRWVLQYVLDSCLPDLEFFDQRICPGVLDTVRHVAESTFERLTYTQAVELLAASGRNWEFPAHWGADLQSEHERYLTEEVCKRPVIVTDYPREIKAFYMRANDDGRTVRAMDVLAPRIGEIIGGSQREERYDVLLEKIRQAGLDERAYWWYLELRKYGSAPHAGFGLGFERLMLYLTGMANIRDVIPFPRAPGSAEF; from the coding sequence ATGATTCGCAAAAGTGAGACGATCAGCGGCATCCTGAGTGCGCAGCCTGGAGCGATTGTAACGGCGCATGGGTGGGTGCGAACACGGCGCGACAGCAAAGATGTGAGCTTTGCGCAGTTGAGTGATGGCAGCACGGCGCGGCACCTGCAGGTGGTTTTCGAGCGCGGATTCGAGCAGCAGGAAGAGCTTCGGAGCCTCACCACCGGCGCAGCTGTTGTGGTTACCGGTGAACTGGTGAACTCGCCATCCGGTGGCCAGCGAGTTGAGCTGCGCGCCTCTTCGCTGAGCGTGGTTGGGCCGGCCGACCCGACAACGTACCCGCTCCAGAAAAAAGGGCACACCATGGAGTTTCTGCGCGAGATTGCCCACCTGCGCACACGCTCCAACACCTTTGGCTCCGTATTTCGGGTTCGAAACGCGCTGGCCGCAGGTATCCACCGGTTTTTTCAGGATCGCGGTTTTTTGTACGTGCAGACGCCTATCATTTCAACTTCCGATTGCGAGGGCGCCGGCGCCATGTTCGGCGTTACCACCCTGGACCTTTTGAACGTTCCCCGCGAGGCCGGGGCCGGCTCGGTGGATTACGGTCGCGACTTTTTCGGTAAACCGGCGTGGCTCACCGTCAGCGGCCAGTTGGAGGCGGAGATTTTTGCGCTGGCCTTTACCAACGTCTACACTTTCGGGCCTACGTTCCGGGCGGAAAACTCCAACACTCCACGGCACCTGGCCGAGTTCTGGATGATTGAGCCGGAGATGGCCTTTTGCGACCTGGATGGTGATGCCGAACTCGCGGAAGAGTGTCTGCGGTGGGTTCTGCAGTACGTGCTGGATTCGTGCCTGCCCGATCTGGAGTTCTTTGATCAGCGCATCTGCCCAGGTGTGCTGGACACCGTCCGCCACGTAGCCGAGTCGACATTCGAGCGCCTCACCTACACACAGGCTGTGGAGCTGCTGGCAGCCAGTGGCCGCAACTGGGAGTTTCCGGCCCATTGGGGCGCCGATCTGCAAAGTGAGCACGAGCGGTACCTCACCGAGGAGGTGTGCAAACGTCCGGTGATCGTTACCGATTATCCCAGGGAGATCAAGGCGTTTTACATGCGTGCCAACGACGATGGACGCACGGTGCGGGCCATGGATGTGCTGGCACCACGAATCGGCGAAATCATCGGCGGAAGCCAACGCGAGGAGCGGTATGACGTGCTTCTGGAGAAGATCCGGCAGGCAGGCCTGGACGAGCGGGCTTACTGGTGGTATCTGGAGCTCCGCAAGTACGGATCTGCGCCGCATGCCGGCTTTGGGTTGGGGTTTGAGCGGCTGATGCTCTATCTCACCGGAATGGCGAACATCCGGGACGTGATCCCGTTTCCACGGGCGCCCGGCTCCGCGGAGTTTTAG
- a CDS encoding ATP-dependent RecD-like DNA helicase has translation MRARQTRIPIEAPSGAAGTASLTGTIERVTFHSEDTGFTVCKLAVPGRNDLVTVVGTFQNPVIGESVECDGRWTSHKDYGQQFSVDSYRLVRPSTVFAIERYLGSGLIHGVGQVMAKRLVARFGVDTLDVIENEPDRLTEVEGVGAARAESILSAWAEQREIRELMLFLQEYEVSPALAVRIFRQYGTSSISVVTRNPFVLARDIRGIGFKTADTIARKMGMPPDSPDRIAAGLLYTLSEATNDGHLFLPEPKLAMDAAALLGLEVAAVSPPLRDLIDRNEVVVSAIGRVDGALRAVYHPLLFAAETSLAAEFGRRLLEAPTRTISREKLDAWLARQTARMGIELSAEQHDAVALTLQHPITIITGGPGTGKTTVTNLVAAALEAQHKKVVLLSPTGRAARRLQEVTHRHAQTIHMALKFDPATFGFLRDEEHPIACDAVIVDEVSMLDTELATSLMKAIPRTAQIVLVGDADQLPSVGPGNVLADLLSCGRIASVQLTHVFRQAARSLIVTNAHRVRQGEFPVLVAPRDRAENNCVWVEVDEAEEGPEQVVALARTSLPNLGFAREEIQVLSAMHRGDLGVAHLNAQLQQALNPPASDRLELGLGTRTFRAGDRVIQTVNNYDKGVFNGDIGTIVGIDAERRSLSVQFNDRPVEYLFADCGDLQLAYALSIHKSQGSEYPAVILVIHSSHYVMLQRNLLYTGLTRARKLCVLVGNKRAISRAVRNADVTERFTMLAERVRRYPEMVGVG, from the coding sequence ATGCGAGCACGACAGACGCGAATACCGATCGAGGCGCCTTCCGGCGCAGCCGGCACAGCTTCGCTGACCGGAACCATCGAGCGCGTCACCTTCCATTCCGAAGATACCGGCTTTACCGTATGCAAGCTGGCGGTTCCGGGCAGAAATGACCTGGTTACGGTGGTCGGCACTTTTCAGAACCCTGTGATCGGTGAGTCGGTGGAGTGCGACGGCCGATGGACATCGCACAAGGATTACGGGCAGCAGTTCTCAGTTGACTCTTACCGGTTGGTGCGCCCCTCCACCGTTTTCGCCATTGAGAGGTACCTGGGGTCCGGCTTGATCCACGGTGTCGGCCAGGTGATGGCAAAACGGTTGGTCGCGCGGTTTGGTGTTGACACGCTGGATGTGATTGAGAACGAACCGGACCGGCTTACCGAAGTGGAGGGCGTGGGCGCGGCACGCGCCGAAAGCATCCTCAGCGCGTGGGCGGAGCAGCGTGAAATTCGCGAACTGATGCTCTTCCTGCAGGAGTATGAGGTGTCGCCCGCGCTGGCGGTTCGGATATTCCGCCAGTACGGCACATCATCGATCTCCGTGGTGACACGGAATCCATTCGTTCTGGCCCGCGACATCCGCGGCATCGGGTTTAAGACGGCCGACACCATTGCGCGAAAAATGGGTATGCCGCCAGACAGTCCGGATCGGATAGCGGCCGGCCTGCTCTACACGCTCTCCGAAGCGACCAACGACGGACACCTGTTTCTGCCGGAACCCAAACTGGCGATGGATGCTGCCGCCCTCCTGGGTTTGGAGGTTGCGGCCGTCAGCCCGCCGCTGCGCGATCTCATCGACAGGAATGAGGTGGTTGTGTCGGCAATCGGACGGGTGGATGGCGCACTCCGCGCGGTCTACCATCCACTGCTGTTTGCGGCCGAGACCAGCCTGGCCGCTGAGTTCGGCCGGCGCCTGCTGGAGGCGCCTACCAGGACGATCTCTCGTGAGAAGCTGGATGCCTGGCTGGCCCGGCAGACGGCCAGGATGGGAATCGAGCTATCGGCGGAGCAGCACGATGCCGTGGCGTTGACGCTCCAGCATCCCATCACGATTATCACAGGAGGGCCGGGCACCGGAAAAACCACCGTAACCAACCTGGTGGCCGCGGCGCTCGAGGCACAACACAAAAAGGTGGTTCTGCTGTCACCCACAGGTCGGGCCGCGCGACGGCTCCAGGAGGTGACACACCGGCACGCACAGACCATCCACATGGCGCTAAAGTTCGATCCGGCCACATTCGGTTTTCTGCGAGATGAAGAGCATCCGATCGCCTGCGACGCTGTGATTGTGGACGAGGTTTCCATGCTGGATACCGAGTTGGCGACCAGCCTTATGAAGGCGATTCCGCGCACCGCGCAGATTGTGCTGGTCGGCGATGCCGATCAACTGCCATCGGTTGGTCCGGGAAACGTACTGGCAGATCTGCTGTCGTGCGGCAGAATCGCCTCGGTTCAGCTCACACACGTCTTTCGTCAGGCGGCCCGCAGCCTGATCGTAACCAATGCCCACCGCGTGCGTCAGGGTGAGTTTCCCGTGCTGGTGGCGCCGCGCGACCGGGCCGAGAACAACTGCGTATGGGTTGAGGTGGATGAGGCGGAAGAGGGGCCGGAGCAGGTTGTGGCGCTTGCGCGCACTTCTCTCCCGAACCTCGGTTTCGCACGTGAGGAGATACAGGTACTTTCGGCGATGCACCGAGGAGATTTGGGTGTGGCCCATCTGAACGCGCAGCTTCAGCAGGCGCTCAATCCGCCCGCGTCGGACCGGCTGGAGCTTGGGCTCGGCACACGCACGTTCCGCGCCGGCGACCGCGTAATCCAAACCGTGAACAACTACGACAAAGGCGTGTTCAACGGCGATATCGGCACGATCGTCGGCATCGACGCGGAACGCCGCTCATTGTCGGTGCAGTTCAACGATAGGCCTGTAGAGTATCTGTTCGCCGATTGTGGTGACCTTCAGCTGGCGTATGCTCTCAGCATTCACAAAAGCCAGGGCAGTGAATATCCCGCGGTGATCCTGGTCATCCACAGCAGCCACTACGTGATGCTGCAGCGAAACCTGCTCTATACCGGGCTGACGAGGGCACGAAAGCTGTGCGTGCTTGTCGGCAACAAGCGGGCCATCTCACGCGCGGTGCGAAACGCCGACGTTACCGAACGGTTTACGATGCTGGCGGAACGCGTGCGCCGCTATCCCGAGATGGTTGGCGTGGGATGA